From a region of the Lactuca sativa cultivar Salinas chromosome 4, Lsat_Salinas_v11, whole genome shotgun sequence genome:
- the LOC111876800 gene encoding uncharacterized protein LOC111876800, translating to MDKFITKKTQKFLENETQTVNEDNLDDNDYVDVDVDVNDNANDNVDVDDNADFHTFDIFDPKNWDVLDSNMINILTLKGPKRDLSIIKGPKDKHLRRFYATYYTKTLPNRKKCDRDWLVYSKEIDNFFFVIVVKYFEKGVEMVN from the coding sequence ATGGATAAGTTTATAaccaaaaaaacacaaaaattttTGGAAAATGAAACACAAACTGTTAATGAAGATAATCttgatgataatgattatgttgatgttgatgttgatgttaATGATAATGCTAATGATAATGTTGATGTTGATGATAATGCTGATTTTCACACTTTTGATATATTTGATCCAAAAAATTGGGATGTTCTTGATTCTAACATGATAAACATTTTAACATTGAAAGGTCCTAAAAGAGATTTATCCATTATAAAAGGTCCTAAAGATAAGCATTTAAGAAGATTTTATGCAACATATTATACTAAAACTTTACCAAATAGGAAAAAATGTGATAGAGATTGGCTTGTTTATTCTAAAgaaattgataattttttttttgttattgttgTAAAATATTTCGAAAAGGGTGTGGAAATGGTCAATTAA